The Clostridium sporogenes region CCTCCATTAAAGGTTCTGTATCTGATAGAGATAATATACAATTTCTTATATCTCCTGGAGGTAACATGCCTAAATCTTCTCTTAATTCACCAGACCCCCCACCATCATCTGCAACTGTAACAATAGCTGTTATATTGGAGGTATAATATTTAAGCCCTCTTAACATGGTAGATAAACCAGTTCCTCCACCTATAGCAACTATTTTAGGACCTTTAACTAATAGTCTCTTCTCATATATTAAATTTTCTAGTTTTTTAGAGTCTAAGGATATATTTAAATATCCTTTATTCACTAAGGCTATTATTGATTTCATTCCCTGAGTTACAGATATATATAGTACAAATACTCCAGAACCTATTAGAAATACATAAAAAGCTATATAATAATTGCTATAAAATCTGTTTCTAACAAATTCTAACATACCAAACACTATTAAAAGGATGCCCATAATAGCTAACAATACCCATCGTTTAACTTTTATACCAGGTCTTAACCAGTCTATAAGCTTCATAGCTTTTTACCGCCTTTATGAATATCTTCATTTATATCTCTATGATCTATATTTACTTTATGTCCCTTTGATTTTAGTCCTTCATATATAGCGTTAGCAATAGCTACTGAACGATGTCTACCTCCAGTACAACCTATAGAAATTATTAATTGTCTTTTACCTTCTTTAAAATAATTTGGTATCAAAAAGTCTAACATATCCTCTAATCTATTTACAAACTTATTTGTCACATCAAAGCTCATTACATAATCACTTACTTGTTTATCTTTACCTGAATATTCTTTAAGTTGTTTTATATAGTAAGGATTAGGTAAAAATCTTACATCAAATACTAAATCAGAATCTAAAGGAATTCCATACTTAAATCCAAAAGATAATACAGTTATAATAAGTTGGTTTTCTATTTGATCCTGTTCTCCATATATTTCATTTATAGCTTCTCTAAGTTCTCTAGTTGCAAGTTCTGAAGTGTTTATTATATTATCTGCCCTATCTTTTACTTCACGCAATCTATTTCTTTCCATAGATATACCATTTAAAATTCTTCCATCCGGCGATAAGGGATGCTTTCTTCTAGATTCTTTAAACCTTTTTATAAGAACTTCATCGGAAGCATCTAAGAATAAAATCTCGTATTTATATCCCTCTTCTTTTAAATACTTTAAACTTTCAAATAGGTCATCAAAAAATTTTCCACCCCTTATATCTATAACTAAAGCTATTTTTTTAATCTTACCCTCTGTTTGATAACAAGCTTCTGCAAACTTAGGTATTAATGTTGGTGGTAAATTGTCCACACAGAAAAATCCTAAATCTTCTAAACTTCTTATAGCTTGAGTTTTTCCTGCTCCTGATAGTCCTGTAACTATAACAAACCTCATCTTTTACCTCCCTTTAAAATTAAGGAATATTATTTTATGTTTTATTTAATTATATCATATACCTATTTAACAATAAACTAGGGAAGCCATTTGTTAAGACTTCCCTTATTGCTCATATTTTAATTGTTTTCCTCTCCAATTATTCTAACTTCTGTATGAAGATCTACTTCAAACTTTTCTTTAACCTTATTTTGTACAAATTCTATAAGATTTAATATGTCCCCTGCAGTAGCGCCTCCCTTATTTATTATAAAACCAGAATGTTTTTCTGAAACCTGAGCTCCCCCTATAGATTTACCTTTTAAACCTGTATCTTCTATAAGTTTTGCTGCAAAATGTCCTTCTGGTCTTTTAAAAGTACTACCTGCTGATGGATATTCTAAAGGTTGTTTTTCTGTTCTTCTTCTATTTAGATCCATTATTCTATTTTTTATAGTATCATATTCACTATTATGTAATCTGAAAGTTACTTCTAAAACAATATAGTGATACTTTTGAATAGCACTCATTCTATATCCTAAATCTAACTGTTCTTTGTTTAGTAGAAATACATTTCCATCTTTATCTATAACCTTAGCACTTTCTATAACTTGAGATATCTCTCCATTATAAGCACCAGCATTCATTGTAACTGCTCCACCTACACTACCTGGTATACCACAAGCAAACTCCAGTCCACCTAAATTACTTTTTAAGGCTTCATTACAAATATTAGTTAAAGGAGCTCCACTTTGAGCCATTACTCTATTTCCTTCTACTTTTATATCTCCTAATTTTGAAAATTTAATAACTACACCTCTTAATCCACCATCTCTTACCAATAAATTTGAGCCATTCCCTATTATATAATAAGGGATACTACTATTTTTACATAAGACAATACTATCCTTTACTTGTTCTAAAGTTGTAGGTGTAATTAATAAATCTGCTGGTCCCCCAACTTTAAATGAAGTATGATTTTTCATGGGTTCATCTATTAAAACATTATTATTTCCAACTATATCTTGAAATTGCATGATAAAATTTTTATATTGGTTCATAATACATTCTCCTTGATTTTTTTATTACTAAATTAAATACCCTTATTAGTATAATGTATGCTTAGCCCTTAATCAAGATTTAAATCCTTTAACTTTCCTTTATTCTTTAAATATTTTAATATTTTATTCTCTTCATTATTTATAATAAGCTCCTCTGGCATACCTACCTCTTTAAGCATATTATCAGCTTTAGGGAATCTCCCTATTTGAAAAGAAACATGAGAATCACTACCTAATATAATATTTACTTTATGCTTTTTACATAAATTTGCTACTTTTTTGCAGGTTTCTTCACTACCCTTCCTTGAAATAAAAGAGCTATTATTTATTTCTATTAATACATTTTTTTCTTTAGCCTTCTTTACTACTACTTCTTCATTTATTGGAAAGGAGGGGTTTCCAATATGTCCCAATATATCTACATAAGGATTTTCCATAGCATTAATTAATGCCTCTGTATTTTCTTCCCTGCTACTAGGCCTTACACAAACATCATGTAAACTAGCTATGATTACATCTAATTTTTTTTGGGTAAAATCAGGAATATCTAGCATCCCTTTAAAATCTATAATATTGGCTTCGCAACCATGTAATAAAGTTACTCCTTTTAGTTTTCTAGGCATAACCCTAAAATTATTAAAATAAAATAAATTAGGTCCCCCTGGCATACTTGGGCCATGATCCGTAGTTCCTAAAACTTTTAAACCTATATTAGAAGCCTCTTCTACATTTTCTAAAAATGTAGTATATGCATGACCACTTACTATTGTATGTGTATGTGTATCTACCAAATATTTCATTTTAACCCTTCTCTCAATAATTTTATACTTTTTGCTTAAGTACCATTTTCTGTAAATTCCTATTCAAAAAATTTAAGTACACTTTCAACTGACTTTTTATCCATAGATGGTATATTCAAAAGTTCTTCATATGTTGCTTTTTTTATGTTATCTATGCTTTTAAAATTTAAAAGTAAATCTTTTTTTCTTTTTTCTCCTATATTAGGGATATCATCTAACAAAGAATGAAAACTATTTTTTCCTCTTAAGCTCCTATGATAACTTATAGCAAATCTATGAACTTCATCTTGTACTCTAGTGATAAACTTCATAACACTTCCATATTTATTTATAATTATTTCCTCTCCATTATAAATTAAACCTCTAGTTCTATGTTTATTATCCTTAACCATACCACAAACAGGTATATTTATATTAAAGCTATTTAAAACCTCCAGTGCAATATTTACTTGTCCTTTACCACCATCCATTAATATTAAATCTGGAAAAATAGAAAACTTTCCTGAACTAAAATTTAACCTTCTATCCTGTATAGCCTTTATCTCACTTAATCCATGCCGAAATCTTCTAGTTAATATCTCTTTCATACTTTTGTAATCATCAGCACCCTTTACTGTATTTATCTTAAATCTTCTATAATCGCTAGGTTTTGCTCTGCCTTTTTCAAAAACTACCATGCTTCCCACGGAATCAAATCCTTGTATATTAGATATATCAAAAGCTTCTATTCTTATAGGTTCTTCTTTTAGGCTTAATATATTTTTTAAATCTTTTAAAACATTATCATATAAAGCTTTCTCTTGTAAATATTTCAATTTAAAATTTTCTAATGTGGTTTTGGCGTTTTTTTGTACTAAATCTAATATATTCTTTTTTTCTCCTTTTATTGGTACTTTAATTATAGATTTATTTTCCTTTTTCAATGTCATCCATTGTTCTAATAATTCTTTATCTTCTACAGCAGGAACATATATAATCTTAGGAATATAGGCAGTACCACCATAAAATTCTTTTAAGAAATTAGAAATTAAGGCAGAAGAACTAGTATCAAAAGTATCTTCTATTATAAAATGTTCTCTCCCTACTATTTTGCCGTTTCTTAAAAAGAATACTTGAAAACATGTATCCTTTTCATCACTATATAATGATATGTAATCTTCATTATCAAAATTATTCAAAATTATTTTTTGTTTTTCCCCTATTTTTTCTATGATATTTATTTTATCTCTTAACGTTGCTGCTTTTTCAAATTCTAAATTTTCCGCTGCTTTTCCCATGTTTATTTTAAAATTTTCTACTATATCTAACTGTTTACCTGATAATAATTTTATAACATCATCTATAATTTCTCTATAGTCACTTTTATTTATGTATTGAGCACAGGGTGCTTTGCATAACCCTATTTGATAATTTAAGCAGGGCCTTGTAGGTTTAGCACCCTCTACTATATTTTTTTTGCAATTTCTTATTGGGAAAGTCTTTTTTATTAATTCTATAATATCCTTAACAGAATTCCCATCTACATAAGGACCAAAATACTTACTCCCATCTTTTGTAACCTTTCTTGTAGATATTACTCTAGGAAAATCCTCGGATAATGTAACCTTTATAAAAGGATAATGTTTATCATCCTTTAAAAGTATATTATATTTTGGTCTATATTTTTTTATTAAATTACATTCTAATATTAAAGCTTCCATTTCTGAATCTGTAATTATATACTCAAATTCTTCTATATTCTTCACCATAGCCTTAACTTTTTCAGAATGTTTTTGAGATTTTTGAAAATATTGCCTTACTCTATTTTTTAATACTTTTGCTTTTCCCACATAAATAATTTCCCCTAAATTATTTTTCATTAGATACACTCCAGGTTTATCTGGTAGATTTTTTAATTGATATTCTAAATCAAACACTTAATCACTCCTATTATTTGGGAAAAATTATTGGTAACTTATATATTGTTAATATTAAAACTGAAGTAGTTAATATAGCCTCTATTAATGTTCCTACTTTAGAATTACTTTTATAAGTCAAAGGAAATTTAAATTTTTTTTTGCTAAAGGGATATAAAAGTGGAACCCCTCTATTAGTGGCCATATCACATAAAATATGACTACCATAACCAATGAAAAGATAATATACCATATAATGTATATTATACATATTTCCTAAATAGCCTGCTATAAATGCAAATATAATCATACCAAATAGACTATGGGTAAGACCATTCCTATGAGAAGATATAGCTATTACTATTAGCATTATAGCTAAGGCCTTTAGAGCTGGTTCTCTTGTATAAAGATAGTCATACCAAAATACTAAAACACCACTACAACTATAGAAAGCTATTTTTGAAGCCTTATTTTTAAAAAGTAGTATATATTTATTGAATATACTCTTTGGGTGATCTATATCTGGAAGTAAAGAGGATATAAAAACTACAAGCAAACCTAAATAACTAAAGTTTCCTGGCAATCTACTATATATAGATAAAAACACCGCTATCCCTACTCCCGCATGTGTTTTACCTTTCATAAAATTCTCCTCTATTTAAATATTTTTAATTTTTTTATTTAATTCTTTTCTTTATTTCTTATATTATATCATTAAATTGCACTTTTTTGCCCTTTATTTGCAATTTTCGAGTAAATTTAATGGTTTTAAGAAAAAACTTAAAAATTAAATAAACCTTGTGAATTACACAAGATTTATTTAATAAAATTAACTATATTTTGTTTTCTATAGCATTAACTATCTGACTATCAATTATATCTGCCGCATTTAACAATACATCCTCTATGGTTTTAGGTTCAAAGTTACCAAACTCTCCATGATGAGATAATATAGAATAACAAATATCATCTAATTCCTCTTCATCTAAAACTTTTCCAACTTCATTATTTATCTCATTTATATAGGAAGCTCCCATAACTAAATGATCCATCTTTATGGACTTTCTTCTTATTATACCTTCATAATCATATTCTTTAATTTTCATTATATCATGAACAATAGCTTTAAGCATTAATCTATCTTTATTTATAGAATCCTTTGCGCTCATATAAAATGGATTTATTATATAATCAACTATTATATTTTCTATAGTTTTCATAACTCCTACGGTATGAAGAAATAATCCACCTCTTTTGTTACCATGAAATTTTTCTGCAGCAACACAGGTTATAAATTGATTCCATCTTTTCTCATCATATCCCATAGCTCCAGTAGCTGCTATAGCTATTTTTTTATATTTATCTTCTAAATTATTTATAGTTTCATTAAAATAATTTATTAAATTTTTAGGTATATCATATTCTGGTACAAAATCAGAATAATTTATATTCTCCTTAAATACATTTATAACTGGGTTTCTTATCTGCATGTTACCATTAAATATAGCAGCTACTCCCTTTACAGCTATAATAGAATTTATCTCCAATAAATTATTTAACTGTTCATACTTATCCCATACGGGGAAAGCTATTGTTCCTGTGTTATCTTGTAATATTAGTAGTAGATAAGGACTTCCATCTTTTTTATAATTTGTCCTTTTGTCATTAACTAAAGCATTAAATTCTACTACTTGACCACTGTTTTCACTAGTTATATCTGCAATTTTCATATGACTTTATCCTTCACCCCTATTTTTATTATTTACTCAAAGCTGTACTCATTACTTGTGAAGCTATACTAGCCGCAGCTATACCACCTTGGCCTCCGTTTTCCACAATTACTGCTATAGCTACTTCAGGATTATCATAAGGTGCAAAACCTACAAACCAAGAGTGGGCTGCCTTTCCTTTACTGGATTCATTATGATCCGCTGTTCCAGTCTTTCCAGCAACTTGAATGCCTTCTATACTAGCATTTCTACCACTCCCCTCATTTACAACGCCTCTCATAAAGTCTTTAACTATTCTAGCATTGTTTTTACTTACTATTTCTCCATTAGATTCTGGCGGAATTGTTCTTATTAACTGTCCTTTACTATTTAAAACTTCCTTTACTAAATAAGGCTTCATCATAACTCCATCATTAGCAACTGTAGCTCCAATTAAAGCCATCTCCATAGGAGTTACTAGTACAGAACTTTGACCTATTCCACTTTGAGCTATACTTCCCTTTTCATAGCTCTTTAAAGATGGAAACTTACTACTTTCTATGGCTATACCATCTGTAGGAACTTCTTTATTAAAGTAAAATTTTTCTGAAGTCCCCTTTAGTCTTGAATTTCCTAACTCTAATGCCAAACTACCAAACACTACATTACTTGAATGAACAAATGCACCTTTTAAATCAAGACCTCCATAAGCTGCTCCACCATAATTACCTAGGGTATATCCTCCCCCTAAATCCAAACTACCATTGTCTTGAAATGTTCTATTCATTATACCAGACATATTCTCTAAGGCACTTAAAGCAGTTACTATTTTAAAAGTAGATCCTGGGGGATACAATCCTGCTGTAGCTCTATTTATTAGAGGAATATTCTTATCCTTATTTATACTTCCCCATATTTCATCTAATTTATTAGGATCATAGGATGGCTTAGATACCATTCCTAATACTTCTCCTGTTTTTGGATTTAATACAACTACTGATCCTTTATTGTCCCCTAAAGCATCATAAGCTGCCTTTTGAACTTTATAGTCTAATGTTGTTTTTAAATTATGTCCTACCTTTTGTTCCAACTTACCTTTATTTTTAAAGAAAGTTGTTAAATCATCCTTTATATCTGTTGACATTAATTCCTTGTCATACTTTTTTTCTAGTCCTGTTAGTCCATATTTTACATTAACATATCCTAACACATGGGCAAACATAGAATTACCAGTATATTCTCTATTTTGCAATTCACTGTTAACCCTTTCACTCTTAGTTAGTGGTTTCATATTTCTATCATATATAGTTCCTCTTAATACTTCATTTCTTTTTACCCATAATCTCCTATTATAAGTACTATCTACTATTTTAGGGCCAACTACGATTTCAAAATAGGTCATATAGGTTATAAGTCCCATAAAACATATTAAAAAAACTAATAAAACTTTTTTTATATTATTTGAAATATCCTTCATAATTTTATCTACCCTCTTCTGATATCTTTTGCAATATACCTAAACAAATATAAATACTCATCATGGAACTTCCTCCACGACTTACTAGAGGCAATGTTATACCAGTAAGAGGAATCATGTTTATAACTCCACCTACTATTACTAATACTTGAGAAGCTATCATAGCACTATATCCTACTGCTAGAAGTCTTGAAAAATTATTTTCTGCATGTACTGCTGCTCTCATACCTCTATAAAATAAAAGAAAATAAAATATTATTATGGCGAACCCCATTAATATTCCTAATTCTTCACATATAACTGCATATATAAAATCCGTAGTATTTACTGGCACATATTCTGGATGTCCAAGTCCTAATCCAGTTCCACTTAATCCTCCAGATGCTATAGAAAGCATAGATTGAACTATCTGATAACTTTTCCCACTAGCATAAGGCCATGGATTTTTCCATATGAGCACCCTTGTCTGAACATGATCAAATAATTTATAAGATATAACTGATCCTGCACCAAACAATCCTAAACAAGTTAATACATATTTTAATTTAGAAGTAGCTATGTATAACATAGTTATAGATATACCAAAAAATATTAAAGCGGAACCCAAGTCTCTTTGCAATACCATAAATCCTAAACACATCATAACTACTACAGCTGGTTCTATTAACTTTATAAATTTACCATTATAATCTTTTAATGAAGCAGCTAAATAAGCTACTAAAAATATTTTTCCAAATTCTGATGGTTGAAAAGCAATACCACCGATACTTACCCAGTTCTTTGCTCCATATATTTCTTTTCCCATTAAAGTTCCAAGAGCCATGAATACAATAGTAATTATTAAAAATAAATACTTGTACTTAGCAAACCTTTTTAGATCTGGCAGTAAAACTACCATTAATATAAAAACCGTAACCCCAATAGCAAACCATATTATCTGCTTTATTGAAGTACTTACATCTATTCTGTAAAGCATAACTATGCCTATAACTGATAGTATACTAGAAAAAATAAACATATATTTATCTCCATCGGAGAAAAATTTTCTTATTATAAAATAGGAATATCCTATTAATAAACAAGTAACTGCAGCTATTATCATAGCTCCTTTATCAAAAGGTTGTTTTAATATAGCTAAGTTCAAAAAGCATACTATACATAAAAAATAAGTATATCTTAAAAGTCTTTTTTCACCCTTTATAGAATCCATCCTTCTCACCATCCCACATTTCATGGATTTTATCTTATCCTATTACTTTAAAAACTGTACCACCTATTTTTATTAGATCTCCTGGTGATAAATGATTTTTCCCTGTAATGTTTTTATCATTTAATAAAGTCCCATTTGTACTATTTAAATCTTCTATTATATGTTGAGTATTTTTACTATAAATTTTTGCATGATGTCCTGAAACGTAAGGGTCATCTAATATTAATACATTATCTGGTTTTCTTCCTATGGTTATATCTCCTCTAATAGGAATGACGGCACCTTTTCTTAATTCAGATTTATTTATAGCATGTATTATTTCTAAACCAAAGGTTCTTCTACCAGTAGGTCTTCTTTTTTTATTTCCGCCTTTCATATCTTTATACATTATTTTCAAAGCCCAAAATATTATAATATATACTACACCTATTATAACTATTTTGAAAATCAGACTTAATTTACTTAAATCCATACTCTCACCTTCTTTACCTTCCCTGTTGGTATATTATGCTAAAATATTTGTATTTAAAGGACTAGCACCTATATGTTTATATGCTAGTCCCAAATAAATTATAACATCTTTTTTAAATATTGTCCTGTATATGAGTTACTAGCTCTTGAAATTTTTTCTGGGGTTCCCTCTGCTATTATAGTTCCTCCCTTTTCTCCACCTTCTGGCCCTAGATCTATTAAATAATCCGCATTTTTTATAACATCTAGATTATGCTCTATAACCACTACGGTATTACCTGAATTTGTTAATCTTTGTAATATACTTATTAACTTATTTACATCTTCCATATGAAGTCCAGTAGTAGGCTCATCTAATATATAGAGAGTTTTTCCTGTACTTCTTTTAGATAACTCATAAGCTAATTTTATTCTTTGAGCTTCCCCTCCTGAAAGTTGTGTAGAGGATTGGCCTAGTCTTATATAACTTAAGCCTACATCCATAAGAGTTTGAAGCTTATTTTTTATACGTGGAATATTTTCAAAAAAGTTTAAAGCCTCTTCTACAGTCATATTTAATACATCTGATATATTCTTACCCTTATATTTTACTTCTAAAGTTTCTCTATTATATCTTTTACCCTTACAAATTTCACAGGGAACATATACATCAGATAAAAATTGCATTTCAATTTTTATAATTCCATCTCCGCTACAAGCCTCACATCTTCCACCTTTAACATTAAAACTAAACCTTCCTGGTTTATATCCTCGCATTTTAGCTTCCTTAGTATTTGAAAAGACTTCTCTTATAATATCAAATACTCCTGTATAGGTGGCAGGATTGGATCTTGGAGTTCTACCTATAGGGCTCTGATCTATATTTATAACCTTATCTACATTTTCTATACCAGTAATTTCCTTATGTTTCCCTGGATTATCCTTTGAATTATTTAACTTTTTATGAATACCTTTATATAATATTCCATTAACTAGAGTACTTTTACCTGAACCAGAAACCCCTGTTACACAAGTAAATAATCCTATAGGGAATTTAGCACTTACGTTTTTCAAATTATTTTCTTTAGCTCCCTTTATGGATATATATTTACCTTCACCCTTTCGTCTTTCTTCAGGTACTGATATTGTTCTAACTCCCTTTATATATTGTCCTGTTATAGACTTTTCAGTATTCATTATATCCTCTAAAGTTCCCGCTGCCACTACTTCTCCGCCATGTTCACCAGCACCAGGTCCTATATCAACAATATAATCTGCTTCTCTTATGGTATCTTCGTCATGTTCTACAACTACTAAAGTATTCCCCAAGTCCCTTAAATTTTTTAATGTTTTTATAAGTCTATCATTATCTCTTTGGTGAAGTCCTATACTAGGTTCATCTAATATATATAAAACCCCTACTAAACTAGAGCCTATTTGTGTAGCCAATCTTATTCTTTGAGATTCTCCTCCTGATAAAGTTGATGCATTTCTAGATAATGTAAGATAATCTAAACCTACATCTATTAAAAATTTTAATCTACTACGGATCTCTTTTAGTATTTGATTACTTATTATTTCATCTTTTTTAGATAGCTCTAAAGATTCTATAAAATCTAGTTCTTTTTTTATAGACATACTGCAAAACTCAAATATATTTTTATGTGCCACTGTAACGGATAATGCTTCATCATGAAGTCTTGCCCCCTTGCATTTTGGGCAAGGATTGTCACTCATATATCTTTCAATATCTCTTTTTATATAATCAGAATTAGTTTCTATGTATCTTCTTCTAAGATTATTTATAACACCTTCATAGGCATGATTTAATTCCATAGTTCTATTTTCTTTTTTATAATTTACCTTTATTCTCTCTCCATCTAGCCCATATAAAATAATCTTTACTATTTTAGGATCCAATTTTTCTATAGGAGTATTTAAATCAAATTTATACTCCTTTGACAAAGCTTTTAATATACTAAAAGTCCATGAATCTTCTTTTAAACTACCACTACCTAAGGGAACTATTGCTCCTTCTACTATACTCTTACTTTTATTTGGTACAACTAAGTCCTCATCTATTTCCATTAGAGTACCTAATCCATCACATTTATCACATTTTCCATAAGGAGAATTAAAAGAAAACATTCTAGGAGCTATTTCTCCTATACTTATATTGCAATCTACACAAGCAAATTTTTCACTAAAAAGTATATCCTCTTCTCCCACAACATTTATTATTACTATTCCTTCTGATAACTTTAATGCAGTTTCCATAGAATCTGCAAGTCTACTTTCTATGCCTTCTTTAACTACTAATCTATCTACTACAGCCTCTATTGTATGTTTTTTATTTTTTTCTAACTTTATTTCTTCCTCTTCTAGATCTACTATATTTCCATCTATTCTAGCTCTTACATATCCTGATTTTACTATGTTTTCTATGGTCTTAATGTGCTCACCTTTTCTTCCACTTATGATGGGAGATAATACTTGTATTTTAGTTCTTTCCGCCATAGTCATTATTTTATCTACCATTTGATCTACTGTTTGCTGAGTTATTTCTTTTCCACATTTAGGGCAATGGGGTTTGCCGATTTTTGCGTATAATAATCTTAAATAATCATATATTTCTGTCACAGTTCCAACGGTTGAACGTGGATTTCTATTAGTGGTTTTTTGATCAATAGATATAGCCGGTGATAACCCTTCTATATAATCTACTTCTGGTTTATCCATTTGTCCTAAAAACTGTCTGGCATAGGCAGATAAAGATTCTACATATCTTCTCTGTCCCTCTGCATATAAAGTGTCAAAAGCTAATGAGGATTTACCAGAACCAGATAGGCCTGTAAACACTATATATTTATCTCTTGGCAACTGAAGATCTATATTTTTTAAATTATTAACCTTAGCACCTTTAATAATAATTTTATCCTTCATTATTTGTTATTACACTCCTTAAAATTCTGTTTCTTTATCTTTTTTTAATTTGTATATTACATCTCTCAAATGAGCTGCTTTTTCAAACTGTAAATTTTGTGCTGCCTCTCTCATTTCTTTTTCGTATTGTTCTATTAATTTATCTATATCATTATTATAAGATTTTAATGCTTCATTTAAATTGTCATATTCTTCTCTTTCCTCTGCTATATCGCTTATTTGAATTACTTCTCTTATATCTTTTATTATAGTTTTAGGAACAATCCCATGTTTTTCATTATATTCCATTTGTATTTTTCTTCTTCTGTTAGTTTCTTTTATAGTCCTTTCCATGGA contains the following coding sequences:
- a CDS encoding FtsW/RodA/SpoVE family cell cycle protein, whose product is MKCGMVRRMDSIKGEKRLLRYTYFLCIVCFLNLAILKQPFDKGAMIIAAVTCLLIGYSYFIIRKFFSDGDKYMFIFSSILSVIGIVMLYRIDVSTSIKQIIWFAIGVTVFILMVVLLPDLKRFAKYKYLFLIITIVFMALGTLMGKEIYGAKNWVSIGGIAFQPSEFGKIFLVAYLAASLKDYNGKFIKLIEPAVVVMMCLGFMVLQRDLGSALIFFGISITMLYIATSKLKYVLTCLGLFGAGSVISYKLFDHVQTRVLIWKNPWPYASGKSYQIVQSMLSIASGGLSGTGLGLGHPEYVPVNTTDFIYAVICEELGILMGFAIIIFYFLLFYRGMRAAVHAENNFSRLLAVGYSAMIASQVLVIVGGVINMIPLTGITLPLVSRGGSSMMSIYICLGILQKISEEGR
- a CDS encoding FHA domain-containing protein, with the translated sequence MDLSKLSLIFKIVIIGVVYIIIFWALKIMYKDMKGGNKKRRPTGRRTFGLEIIHAINKSELRKGAVIPIRGDITIGRKPDNVLILDDPYVSGHHAKIYSKNTQHIIEDLNSTNGTLLNDKNITGKNHLSPGDLIKIGGTVFKVIG
- the uvrA gene encoding excinuclease ABC subunit UvrA produces the protein MKDKIIIKGAKVNNLKNIDLQLPRDKYIVFTGLSGSGKSSLAFDTLYAEGQRRYVESLSAYARQFLGQMDKPEVDYIEGLSPAISIDQKTTNRNPRSTVGTVTEIYDYLRLLYAKIGKPHCPKCGKEITQQTVDQMVDKIMTMAERTKIQVLSPIISGRKGEHIKTIENIVKSGYVRARIDGNIVDLEEEEIKLEKNKKHTIEAVVDRLVVKEGIESRLADSMETALKLSEGIVIINVVGEEDILFSEKFACVDCNISIGEIAPRMFSFNSPYGKCDKCDGLGTLMEIDEDLVVPNKSKSIVEGAIVPLGSGSLKEDSWTFSILKALSKEYKFDLNTPIEKLDPKIVKIILYGLDGERIKVNYKKENRTMELNHAYEGVINNLRRRYIETNSDYIKRDIERYMSDNPCPKCKGARLHDEALSVTVAHKNIFEFCSMSIKKELDFIESLELSKKDEIISNQILKEIRSRLKFLIDVGLDYLTLSRNASTLSGGESQRIRLATQIGSSLVGVLYILDEPSIGLHQRDNDRLIKTLKNLRDLGNTLVVVEHDEDTIREADYIVDIGPGAGEHGGEVVAAGTLEDIMNTEKSITGQYIKGVRTISVPEERRKGEGKYISIKGAKENNLKNVSAKFPIGLFTCVTGVSGSGKSTLVNGILYKGIHKKLNNSKDNPGKHKEITGIENVDKVINIDQSPIGRTPRSNPATYTGVFDIIREVFSNTKEAKMRGYKPGRFSFNVKGGRCEACSGDGIIKIEMQFLSDVYVPCEICKGKRYNRETLEVKYKGKNISDVLNMTVEEALNFFENIPRIKNKLQTLMDVGLSYIRLGQSSTQLSGGEAQRIKLAYELSKRSTGKTLYILDEPTTGLHMEDVNKLISILQRLTNSGNTVVVIEHNLDVIKNADYLIDLGPEGGEKGGTIIAEGTPEKISRASNSYTGQYLKKML